GCTCACTGAAAGGAAGCCAAGCATGCATCAAGCGCTTCGAGGGAGTCAAATCTTAAACAAACGACTGTAAAACACTACCGCGAAAACAGATAACGTACCCTATGCCATACAGGATCGTTTTGCAAACGGAATTCCTCAACCGAAGTCGACGATTTCGCGCTGCACTGCGCCATTGCTGTAATTGATAGCGCTTATCGCAAGAGTTGCTAGTGTAGAATGCAGCCGCAATAAATAacgaacataaaaataaatgtatgtaaCGAATCAGCAGTAATGCTTCATTGAACAAAGCCAGTGTGATTGAatttttatgcgtttttaatcatttctaCTTAGGTTATGGTGTAAACAGGAAAGAACTGTGATCCTGAGTGGAATAATGAGATggaatttgattatttttttgaaaaagttgaataatTTGGAAACTTTGGTTGGGTTTTTAAGTGCCCTGAATAATCATCACTTTTGAGCTGTTTTTATAGGAATCTTCAACATTTCTTTTATAACCGTCTTCTTTCATATCGTCACAACAACCTCTAAGCCTGCCgtttctgactttctttggctttatttacctgtagccggatagtcagcgCTGCGTACGTCTTTTATAACCTACGGgtcttaatttaatttctcaaACTCAAAAAAACCTGTACACCATAATGCAAATATTATGAGACAAACGATTCGTCTAATGGACTTcattccccaaaaaaaaaatcggctaAAAAATATCGAGCTCTTCAGGCGTTTTCCAGATGGCTGCTCCAAACGAGCCATCGGATGCTGGAACGATCTTCACGTTCCCAGTTGTTTGCTTCGTCTTCGCTCCAACAAAAATCCATTATTTATAAACAACAAGCTCTCCAGCGACTCAAATTCCACGCACGACCTAATGAATCATATCGCAAAGTGTTAGAGAGTCCCAGATATTTCCAGAAGTGTGAGATTTCTTATCGGCATGGTGCAAGAAATGACCGCATGCGGTTGATCTGCTCCCAACGCCCATAACACACTGAGGCGTGGATTAAAACGCTTGATCTCACCACAGAACCCCATCGCGTATCGGTTCACTTCTCGCAATATTTACATACAAATACTCTCTCTAATGCACAACATAAGTACCTAACATGACACACACAATAGCACCTTACCCTCAGCATTCCCTCCCATTTTAGGGGGGACCCTTTTGGAGTGTTGAGCGCTTTCCCTGTTCTCTCCTGCCACCACCCAGCGCGACCAAACACACATTAGAACAACCCATTTGGTTCGATATGCCAGTCCACCATTTGCCAGAACAGTTCGATTGTTCCTTTGATGGTAATGGCGCTGCCAGTGACACTCTCCATCACGGGAAACGATCGCACCCAGCGGACCGATTGCACGGTGCGTGCGTTGCATTTCCAATTGCAATCCGCACTTGCGTGTGAGTTTTTGAGGAAGGAATCAAAAGCGAAGGGAAGCGGAACGAGGCATagcatatttgttttgtttctctccgTGCGCACACGGAACCGTCCGTAACGCACTCCAGGCTCGGGAAGATCTTTCTCCATATGCATACGATCGTCGCCGAGGCGTATGAGAAAGAGTAGGAACGACACGGTacggcaaaatggaaaaaagggcgAACCGCGCGTCAAGAAAGATTATATTTTTAGTTTCTGCCCGTCTCTCGCTCGTATGCTCGTGTGCTCATTATTCTGTTCTGTGCGGAAGAAGAAACGCGCAAACTAAGCGTCGAGAAGGCGGCAAACGACTTCAGCATTTCTGATAAGTTTCTCGCCTTCCACACTGTTTCCCTTTGTCGATTTCGATGGTTGGATTCCGGTACACGTCCGGTAGTAGGTTCGACGCATTGCCCGTCCGTTGGCCGTGCGGAGCGGAATAAATCATTTCGGCGACAAATTTCGACGGCATCGATCGGGTGCCATCCATCGATTGGAGCGGGTCCGGGAGTTGGGCGTTGGGGAGAGGAGTGGCATAACCATTCAGCACTGGAGGAAGGAAACGTTCCAAACCAGACCCGTACCAGGAACGATACCGATCGTCGATTCTCAGTCGGTTGACGAGCAGGAACCGCACAGGACGCGTTCTTTGGTCGCTTCGTCATTCTTAAacctctgtctctctttcggTTGAGAGATTCCCgaagagtgtttgtgtgtggtgccCAACAGCAAGAACTGCCCAGCCGCAATGCTTTATCTGAAGATCATTGTGACGGGAGCTGTACTGCTCCTGGCAATCCTTTCAACCGTTAATGCCGCCTGCTCCAAAACGAACGTGTAAGTGATGAAAGTGACTGTACAGCCGCAATGTCCAACGTGTGATAAGTAACACCCTGTTCACCGACATCCACAGGAAAACGAGGATGGAGATTAAGAATGGTAAACGAGTGACGGTGATCGATCAACCATGCTGCAAGGGATACAAACGGGTGAAGTTGCGCTGTCTGCCGATCTGTTCTCTGCCGTGCGAGAATGCCAAATGTACCGCGCCGGATGTCTGCACCTGCAACGCGGGATACGAGCAGCTGTCAAATCATCGGTAAGTAAAAGACACCCTTGTGTCGCATCCAACGGCTAGCGGAAGCGACACAGATGGGTGAGACATTTTGCAGTTCTTCCTTCCCTTGCTGTGTGCATCAACGCTTATCAACTCACTCGCACTTTCTTCTTCACTGCTTCACTGCAAAAACACAGATGCATTCCTCACTGCAGCGATTGCGATAATGGTATCTGCACGAAGCCTGGCTACTGCCAGTGCCATACCGGTTATACTCGGGCCGACAATGGCACGTGTGTGGCCGAGTGTAACAACTGTATGAATGGGTTTTGTACGTTACCAGATGCCTGCCAATGCAACGACAGTTACGAGCTGGAAGAACTCGAAGGGAAACGGTCTTGTAAACCTGTATGTGAAGGAGGCTGCGTTAATGGGCAGTGTGTCGCCCCGAATGAGTGTCAGTGTGGAGTAGGATTCACCCTTTCGCCGTACGGAGAATGTGTTTTACCGACCACACCCGCGCCTCGTTGTCCGGAGGGATATGTGGAGGAAAACGACGGGTGTCGTCCTGTATGCTCTCAACCCTGCCAGAACGGAACCTGCATTGGCCCGGACCAGTGTGAGTGTTTTCCGGGATATTCAAACGATAACTCCAGCTCATCGTTCGCATGTGAGCCGGTATGCAATGGAGGCTGTAGCAATGGAGATTGTATTGTACCGGGTGTTTGCATCTGCCATGCACAGTACGGGAAGATCGGCGACGAGTGCATACCGCTCTGTGAACGTTGCACGCTGGGACACTGCGTACAACCGAATGTGTGCGTTTGCGATCGGGGCTATCGGTTGATTGATGGTGATTGTGAACCGATCTGCGAGACGGAATGTATTAATGCGATCTGTACCGGACCGAACGCGTGCACCTGCCTGCCGGGGTACAATTATACCGACATAAATGcactgtttgattgtttgccgGTTTGTGAGATGGAATGCGTCAATGGGCGATGTGTGGCACCGGAGCAGTGTGAATGTAATAAAGGTGAGTTAAGGTGGATTGTGCTgcaattaatattttcttaaGGATTATCATTAGTGCATGATCAGTGTGAAATTGCTGAGTAACAAAGTGAGTGCTTGAGTAAATGTGTTCTTTATATTAAAAGTTAACCTACATCCTCGTGAGCGACGCGATGATTGAGGTAGTACGTAGTGGCCGAGATTTTCACACAGCCGAACCGGTACAAAGCCTCATCGAGATCCGTTTTTTCACTTACGGAAATTTGTAATTCAGCCAAAATAATTGGACAAACTTCATGaaatcaagaagaaaaaaatgaaattcgcAGGATATTATTAGGATTGAAAGAATCCCAATCCCCTAGGATGGGATTCTCAGGATTACAGGAAAATTGACATAGACTTAGTAGATTTATCagatagaaatttaatttcgtttacATATCCTCCTCAAGTGCGCAACAACTTCTGctatttaatttgtattattttcatcCCCATGCAGGATACATACCGGACGAGGAAAATACATGCATCCATCCGGATGATTTGTGCCGCATAAAGTGTACGAATGGACATTGTCGTGGTGCGGAATGTATCTGCGATGAGGGCTACATTAAGCATCCCACCGACGGTCATTGTGAGAAAACCTGCCCCAATGGCTGCACGTACGGTGATTGCAACGGTGGTGAATGCTTCTGTCATGATGGTTACCGCTTATCGCTCGACAATGTGTCCGTGTGTGAACCGATTTGTGGCGAAGACTACGATTACAGTAGTCCCAGTTGCATCAATGGACGGTGCATCCGGCCGAACGTGTGCCAGTGCGACGAAGGGTATGAGTTTGTGGATACGAACCAAACCCGGTGCGAATCGGTGGAAGAACTCACACGCCAACGGTTGGCCCAGGAACGGATGGCCGAGTGTCGCAGAAAGTGTCGGAATGGAAAGTGTATGGCGGGTGAGTGTCGGTGTAATGAAGGATTTGCACACCCGGAGGGAAACAAGCTCAGCTGCAAACCAGTATGTAAGGAACCGTGCCGGAATGGGACCTGTATCCGGCCTGATCAGTGTGAGTGTAAGACAGGGTTTGTGTTTGTCGAGGGTAGCTTAAGCCACTGTCGATCGGAGGAGGAATTGCTGCGGGAAGCGTACGAACGGTGTAGGGGTCGGTGTCGGAATGGTGATTGTCATGGCGATCAGTGTTTGTGTATGCTAGGATATAAGGCAACCGATCTGGATCCGTACGATTGTCAGCCGGTTTGTGAGCGACCCTGTGTAAATGGAACGTGCGCCGGAAACGATCGCTGTCACTGTTGGGAGGGTTATGAAATGAATCCTGAAGATAACCATATCTGTAACCCGATCTGTACGGCTACTTGCATTAATGGGGATTGCATTGGTCCGGAACTGTGTGCATGTCGTGGAGGATATATCATGGTCGAGGACAGTAACAACAGCTGTGTAAAAGAGGAAACTCCTGACGAACGAACGGCTCGTCTACGTCAGTTAACATGTGAACGAGAATGCTCGAACGGTTGGTGCGATCAGGGCGAGTGTCGATGTGTGGAAGGTTTCTATcacgaaaataataacatgTTCCGCTGCGAACCATACTGCGAGAGACCATGCGAGATGGGCCGCTGCATTGGAAACAATACCTGCGAATGTCTTGTTCGGCATGAACTCGTCGAAGCATTCGTATGTGGACCCATCTGCAGCGAAGATTGTGTACGCGGATACTGTGCGGCACCAGATCTCTGTCGCTGTCACGATGGGTACGAAATGGTGAACGGTTCGAGCAATGTGTGCGAACCGGTGTGTAGCGAAGAAGGCTGCACTAATGGTGTTTGTGTAGGACCGAATGAATGCAGCTGCCTGGATGGGTACTACCAGGATCAGGACGACCCTCTACTGTGTCACCGAGAGTTGAGCGTCATTCAACAGATGCATGAGCAGAGGTAAAAAATCTTTCGAGTGATACCGTCAATCTTACTCAATCTCGATTCTTCTACTCCACAGCAACTCCGGTGGCGATTATTACAAGATGTCCTACATACATTATTTCATCCCAGTGATTGCAGCCGTCGCACTGATCGTAGCCGTCCTGGTTGTGAAGATGATTGTGCGGAACCGTCAGAAGGATTATCACGTCGGCAAGCTCGGTAATGTACAGCGGCGCCGAAAGTCGACCAGCAACAGGGCCAGCAAGCGCGACACTGCCAACCGTACCACCGATTATAACGATTACAATCTGGTCGTTCTCTTCCCTACAGAGAGCAAGGAAAACTGTGTCTACTTCATGCCGAAACCGGACTCCAAGACGAACGAGCTCACAAAATTGAATCTCGAAATTGAAACCATCTGATACGCCGGCTTGGGGATcttggaaataataaaaaaaaatcaagcgaACCAATGTACGGTAAGCATCCACCAAATTCGCAATACGTTCGACCACCATGCTCCTTAGTGATGGATGAGGAGACTGGACGTTAGCTTGGACAGGCGAGACACGCAacggttttccatttttgcctCTGTATATATGTGTATCAATGTTGCTTCTTAGGAAGTGACTACAAAATCGTAGTTTAGAACGCTTAGTTGGTAGAAATTTAACAAAGATTTTGATACATACAAGTTATGTGTAATAAATTgacaaacacaccgaaaatACCTAGTCCTCTGCTTCTGCATTGCCGTTCTATTTctcaattttctttccctcgaaataaaaacaaaaatgctatttctattttgattttttagacaattttaataaataatcctAGAACTGCACATTACCAAAGCGATCCGATTGCGAGTTATAATGGGATGAATactgcaaaataaataaaatagtcAATTAATGCATTGAAGATCTATTGACCGCGATCAATTTTTCCAAACGTACCTGATCGTAACTTCGGTCAGCAGCTAATGTATGTCTGTTTCGATCGAGTTTCGCTTTGTGCAGTACTTCCATACCAAAACGAACGCGGTAACGATCAAAATTGTTGCACAGATGATTGCTGCTATAATGATCCACTGATCACTATCAATTGCTGATAGAAGGTTTGACTCGGTCGTCTCAATTGATGCTGGCTGtgtgatgctttcgttggttggCTCGGCTATCTGTTCCCGTTCCACTACCATCCGCTGCATGGCCAGATCAAGCAGTTTCACCTCATTAATCGTGCTCATACGGATACACGTGCCATCCGCAGCAATAGTTCCAGAGTCGCAGATACATTCACCTGTTGCCGGTACCGATCGGAATCCATCCGGACAGTTCAAAGGTTCTTCGATACCCTCCTCCcgttcgtcatcatcatcttcttcctcctcctcatcgtcatcatcttgATCAGCAAAGCGGCTTCGAATGAAAACATCCTCTACTTCCGCCTGTGCCTCAATGCACACGTGTCCATGCCGAAGTACGGTTCCCGGCTCACAGAAGCATCGTCCTTCAATGCACTCTCCATTTACACATACTGGCAGGCATGGATGTTCACAGTTGCCATTCCCATCGGCGATCAATCCTTTCTGACATACGCAAACGTTGGGCTGCGCACAATACGATCCCTTCCCGCAAGGTTCCTCGCAGTACGGTTCACATTGACCGTCAAAAGTTTCGACGAATCCGGGTAGACAGACCCATACATCCGGTGCGGTGCAGATACCGTTGGTGAGGTCACCACTACACGCAGGCTGACAGTACACTATCGATTCAGGACCAATTGCCAACTGGTAGCCTTCGTGGCAAGCGCAAACATTATTTTCGACGCAATCACCGTTCACACACTGCACGTACAGTTCATTACAGATAGGTTCAGGAGCTGGGGTCGTTGGACATTCCTGCGGTGCTTCAGTTGGGCATACCGCAACCGGGCAGGACGGAATCGGTGGGCAAGTTACCGGAAAGACTTCTGGTGGTTTAGTAGTTTGTTTGGATGGAGGAACCGTGGGACATGCAACTTTTGGACATTGAGTTGGAGGTGACGGAGATGCAGGACACGTTACATTACAAACGGAAGACTTGATCTCGGGACAGCTCAAAGAAGGGCAATCTTTTGGCTCCTCACAGACacatccatttccattttccacctcatAGATGATGACGTCCTTACCACATTCGACCGGTTCTGGGACGAGTTCGCACGTTTGTCTACCAAGCGAATCAGTGGTGGAGTAGAAATCGTCAAAGCATCGACAAGAATTAGGACCACCACAGATGCCGAAAGTGCAATTCATTACGATCGGATCGCAGTATGGGGTACACTCAAAACGTGACTCTTCCAATGACGCAGGGTCTTCTAATGGGGTATATCCTTCCAGACATTGGCATACATTAGGTGCAATGCAAATTCCATTCACACAACCAGGCGCGCAGACAGGCTCACATTGGTCGGATTCTTCCTGATACTCGTAACCATCGTTGCACAGACACTCGTTCGGTGCTAGACAGCGTCCATTAGCACATCCATTGCTACATACCGGTGCACATTCAGCTGCTCTACCGTTCAATGGAACGCGCAAATAGTACCCCTCCAGACACTGGCATTGATTCGAACCGAGACAAACTCCGTTATAGCAGTCCACCACATTCGGATCACAGCTTGCCTCGCAACGATCAGCTCCAGGAGGTCGTACGAATCCCGCATTACACACACAGGTGTTCGGTGCTATACAGGCTCCATTCTCACAACCATCCTCGCAAGTAGGTTCACAAATCGCATGAAATTGTTGCGAGGGACGATATCCCGGATGGCATTCGCAACGGCCCTCCTCGACACAGTAACCGTTGACGCACTGTTCCCGGCAAGTTACCGGTTCGCACAACATTCGACCATTGCGGATGGCAAGTGT
This Anopheles marshallii chromosome 3, idAnoMarsDA_429_01, whole genome shotgun sequence DNA region includes the following protein-coding sequences:
- the LOC128716216 gene encoding fibrillin-2-like, with product MEQLSNAISRRSSLSVILCSWCLVSVFSLLIVPSVEAVEKLCYEEEKVPKLMENKSQLIRYGEGTYYCMFSEYSMRIPIMVDDLSCSIGYDVRKKRTCCEGYHAVGEECLPSCRLKCIFGECVAPDTCDCYSGYKKVNDHRCEPICEVVCENGQCVAPNVCLCDAGFERDVASGSCRRKCDRTCRFGRCIDDVCECDEGYRPDPNDGNGCVAHCTEKCQHGVCVLPNLCQCEAGFTLSTQSNFTCEPVCPEGCANGNCIRPHQCACHEGYELDDSNRCVPVCLKSCQGGQCIAPGKCSCGEGYSPSENDESVCIPSCSESCINGDCVAPNTCLCHRNFRPQDDKSSNVCVPECRNGCVNGLCTGAGVCECAEGFLYNEMIGFCEPFCNQPCDNGVCIGGNQCQCREGYQLDLKMVSKCVPQCSKPCVHGICVAPDVCDCKKGYVKSENSRNVCEPKCSKGCSNGRCVAPDHCECLRGYIATTSSINSKSSICTPYCKNKCVNAYCIRPNVCQCLAGHRFVENSTSVCEPICEDSLVDCTNGRCTQPNVCECNEGYTLAIRNGRMLCEPVTCREQCVNGYCVEEGRCECHPGYRPSQQFHAICEPTCEDGCENGACIAPNTCVCNAGFVRPPGADRCEASCDPNVVDCYNGVCLGSNQCQCLEGYYLRVPLNGRAAECAPVCSNGCANGRCLAPNECLCNDGYEYQEESDQCEPVCAPGCVNGICIAPNVCQCLEGYTPLEDPASLEESRFECTPYCDPIVMNCTFGICGGPNSCRCFDDFYSTTDSLGRQTCELVPEPVECGKDVIIYEVENGNGCVCEEPKDCPSLSCPEIKSSVCNVTCPASPSPPTQCPKVACPTVPPSKQTTKPPEVFPVTCPPIPSCPVAVCPTEAPQECPTTPAPEPICNELYVQCVNGDCVENNVCACHEGYQLAIGPESIVYCQPACSGDLTNGICTAPDVWVCLPGFVETFDGQCEPYCEEPCGKGSYCAQPNVCVCQKGLIADGNGNCEHPCLPVCVNGECIEGRCFCEPGTVLRHGHVCIEAQAEVEDVFIRSRFADQDDDDEEEEEDDDDEREEGIEEPLNCPDGFRSVPATGECICDSGTIAADGTCIRMSTINEVKLLDLAMQRMVVEREQIAEPTNESITQPASIETTESNLLSAIDSDQWIIIAAIICATILIVTAFVLVWKYCTKRNSIETDIH
- the LOC128715420 gene encoding fibrillin-1-like, which encodes MLYLKIIVTGAVLLLAILSTVNAACSKTNVKTRMEIKNGKRVTVIDQPCCKGYKRVKLRCLPICSLPCENAKCTAPDVCTCNAGYEQLSNHRCIPHCSDCDNGICTKPGYCQCHTGYTRADNGTCVAECNNCMNGFCTLPDACQCNDSYELEELEGKRSCKPVCEGGCVNGQCVAPNECQCGVGFTLSPYGECVLPTTPAPRCPEGYVEENDGCRPVCSQPCQNGTCIGPDQCECFPGYSNDNSSSSFACEPVCNGGCSNGDCIVPGVCICHAQYGKIGDECIPLCERCTLGHCVQPNVCVCDRGYRLIDGDCEPICETECINAICTGPNACTCLPGYNYTDINALFDCLPVCEMECVNGRCVAPEQCECNKGYIPDEENTCIHPDDLCRIKCTNGHCRGAECICDEGYIKHPTDGHCEKTCPNGCTYGDCNGGECFCHDGYRLSLDNVSVCEPICGEDYDYSSPSCINGRCIRPNVCQCDEGYEFVDTNQTRCESVEELTRQRLAQERMAECRRKCRNGKCMAGECRCNEGFAHPEGNKLSCKPVCKEPCRNGTCIRPDQCECKTGFVFVEGSLSHCRSEEELLREAYERCRGRCRNGDCHGDQCLCMLGYKATDLDPYDCQPVCERPCVNGTCAGNDRCHCWEGYEMNPEDNHICNPICTATCINGDCIGPELCACRGGYIMVEDSNNSCVKEETPDERTARLRQLTCERECSNGWCDQGECRCVEGFYHENNNMFRCEPYCERPCEMGRCIGNNTCECLVRHELVEAFVCGPICSEDCVRGYCAAPDLCRCHDGYEMVNGSSNVCEPVCSEEGCTNGVCVGPNECSCLDGYYQDQDDPLLCHRELSVIQQMHEQSNSGGDYYKMSYIHYFIPVIAAVALIVAVLVVKMIVRNRQKDYHVGKLGNVQRRRKSTSNRASKRDTANRTTDYNDYNLVVLFPTESKENCVYFMPKPDSKTNELTKLNLEIETI